From the Macaca nemestrina isolate mMacNem1 chromosome 7, mMacNem.hap1, whole genome shotgun sequence genome, one window contains:
- the LOC105481813 gene encoding 26S proteasome regulatory subunit 10B isoform X2, which translates to MTTLTIMRYLPREVDPLVYNMSHEDPGNVSYSEIGGLSEQIRELREVIELPLTNPELFQRVGIIPPKGCLLYGPPGTGKTLLARAVASQLDCNFLKVVSSSIVDKYIGESARLIREMFNYARDHQPCIIFMDEIDAIGGRRFSEGTSADREIQRTLMELLNQMDGFDTLHRVKMIMATNRPDTLDPALLRPGRLDRKIHIDLPNEQARLDILKIHAGPITKHGEIDYEAIVKLSDGFNGADLRNVCTEAGMFAIRADHDFVVQEDFMKAVRKVADSKKLESKLDYKPV; encoded by the exons ATGACTACACTAACTATCATGAG ATATTTGCCAAGAGAAGTGGATCCATTGGTTTATAACATGTCTCATGAGGACCCTGGGAATGTTTCTTATTCTGAGATTGGAGGGCTATCAGAACAGATCCGGGAATTAAGAGAG GTGATAGAATTACCTCTTACAAACCCAGAGTTATTTCAGCGTGTAGGAATAATACCTCCAAAAGGCTGTTTGTTATATGGACCACCAG GTACGGGAAAAACACTCTTGGCACGAGCCGTTGCTAGCCAGCTGGACTGCAATTTCTTAAAG GTTGTATCTAGTTCTATTGTAGACAAGTACATTGGTGAAAGTGCTCGTTTGATCAGAGAAATGTTTAATTATGCCAGAGACCATCAACCATGCATTATTTTTATGGATGAAATAGATGCTATTG GTGGTCGTCGGTTTTCTGAGGGTACTTCAGCTGACAGAGAGATTCAGAGAACGTTAATGGAG TTACTGAATCAAATGGATGGATTTGATACTCTGCATAGAGTTAAAATGATCATGGCTACAAACAGACCAGATACACTGGATCCTGCTTTGCTGCGTCCAGGAAGATTAGATAGAAAAATAC atattgaTTTGCCAAATGAACAAGCAAGGTTAGACATACTGAAAATCCACGCAGGTCCCATTACAAAGCATGGTGAAATAG ATTATGAAGCAATTGTGAAGCTTTCAGATGGCTTTAATGGAGCAGACCTGAGAAATGTTTGTACTGAAGCAG GTATGTTCGCAATTCGTGCTGATCATGATTTTGTAGTACAAGAAGACTTCATGAAAGCAGTCAGAAAAGTGGCTGATTCTAAGAAGCTAGAGTCTAAATTGGACTACAAACCTGTGTAA
- the LOC105481813 gene encoding 26S proteasome regulatory subunit 10B isoform X1 has protein sequence MAIPGIPYERRLLIMADPRDKALQDYRKKLLEHKEIDGRLKELREQLKELTKQYEKSENDLKALQSVGQIVGEVLKQLTEEKFIVKATNGPRYVVGCRRQLDKSKLKPGTRVALDMTTLTIMRYLPREVDPLVYNMSHEDPGNVSYSEIGGLSEQIRELREVIELPLTNPELFQRVGIIPPKGCLLYGPPGTGKTLLARAVASQLDCNFLKVVSSSIVDKYIGESARLIREMFNYARDHQPCIIFMDEIDAIGGRRFSEGTSADREIQRTLMELLNQMDGFDTLHRVKMIMATNRPDTLDPALLRPGRLDRKIHIDLPNEQARLDILKIHAGPITKHGEIDYEAIVKLSDGFNGADLRNVCTEAGMFAIRADHDFVVQEDFMKAVRKVADSKKLESKLDYKPV, from the exons ATGGCCATTCCCGGCATCCCCTATGAGAGACGGCTTCTCATCATGGCGGACCCTAGAGATAAGGCGCTTCAGGACTACCGCAAGAAGCTGCTTGAGCACAAGGAGATCGACGGCCGTCTTAAGGAGT TAAGGGAACAATTAAAAGAACTTACCAAGCAGTACGAAAAGTCTGAGAATGATCTGAAGGCCCTACAAAGTGTCGGGCAG atTGTGGGTGAAGTGCTTAAACagttaactgaagaaaaat TCATTGTTAAAGCTACCAATGGACCAAGATATGTTGTGGGTTGTCGTCGACAG CTTGACAAAAGTAAGCTGAAGCCAGGAACAAGAGTTGCTTTGGATATGACTACACTAACTATCATGAG ATATTTGCCAAGAGAAGTGGATCCATTGGTTTATAACATGTCTCATGAGGACCCTGGGAATGTTTCTTATTCTGAGATTGGAGGGCTATCAGAACAGATCCGGGAATTAAGAGAG GTGATAGAATTACCTCTTACAAACCCAGAGTTATTTCAGCGTGTAGGAATAATACCTCCAAAAGGCTGTTTGTTATATGGACCACCAG GTACGGGAAAAACACTCTTGGCACGAGCCGTTGCTAGCCAGCTGGACTGCAATTTCTTAAAG GTTGTATCTAGTTCTATTGTAGACAAGTACATTGGTGAAAGTGCTCGTTTGATCAGAGAAATGTTTAATTATGCCAGAGACCATCAACCATGCATTATTTTTATGGATGAAATAGATGCTATTG GTGGTCGTCGGTTTTCTGAGGGTACTTCAGCTGACAGAGAGATTCAGAGAACGTTAATGGAG TTACTGAATCAAATGGATGGATTTGATACTCTGCATAGAGTTAAAATGATCATGGCTACAAACAGACCAGATACACTGGATCCTGCTTTGCTGCGTCCAGGAAGATTAGATAGAAAAATAC atattgaTTTGCCAAATGAACAAGCAAGGTTAGACATACTGAAAATCCACGCAGGTCCCATTACAAAGCATGGTGAAATAG ATTATGAAGCAATTGTGAAGCTTTCAGATGGCTTTAATGGAGCAGACCTGAGAAATGTTTGTACTGAAGCAG GTATGTTCGCAATTCGTGCTGATCATGATTTTGTAGTACAAGAAGACTTCATGAAAGCAGTCAGAAAAGTGGCTGATTCTAAGAAGCTAGAGTCTAAATTGGACTACAAACCTGTGTAA